In Humulus lupulus chromosome 6, drHumLupu1.1, whole genome shotgun sequence, a single genomic region encodes these proteins:
- the LOC133784325 gene encoding stellacyanin-like — translation MGSKMGLIVCSLIIMVTLLKGATAKQYVAGDSFGWTIPPNTSFYSDWANSKTFQIGDDILFKWNGTWTHNVAKVSSRVEYESCAKPGLVFLSGISHVLTNNGSYFFVCTVDNHCDLGMKMIVTVGSPTNVSAINDLSSASSSSFGSLVATLLSTIIVSLFTYV, via the exons atGGGTAGCAAGATGGGGTTGATTGTGTGCAGCTTGATAATTATGGTGACATTGCTAAAGGGTGCCACTGCAAAACAATATGTGGCTGGAGATAGCTTCGGTTGGACAATACCTCCTAACACTTCTTTTTACTCAGATTGGGCTAACTCCAAGACTTTTCAGATTGGCGACGATATTt tgtTCAAGTGGAACGGAACATGGACACACAACGTGGCGAAAGTGTCTAGCCGAGTCGAATACGAAAGCTGCGCCAAACCAGGACTCGTTTTCCTTAGTGGCATCAGTCACGTACTAACTAACAATGGTTCTTACTTCTTCGTCTGCACCGTTGATAACCACTGCGATCTGGGGATGAAGATGATCGTCACCGTTGGATCTCCGACGAACGTTTCTGCTATCAATGATCTCAGTAGCGCCTCGTCTTCGAGCTTTGGTTCCTTGGTGGCTACCTTATTATCCACCATTATCGTTTCTTTATTCACTTATGTCTAA